A DNA window from Buttiauxella agrestis contains the following coding sequences:
- the dinI gene encoding DNA damage-inducible protein I, with translation MRIEVTIAKTTSLPPGAVDALANELSRRITQYYPEDESHVQVRYAAANNLSVLGASKETRDRISEILQETWESADDWFAAD, from the coding sequence ATGCGTATTGAAGTCACTATTGCCAAAACTACATCTCTGCCGCCAGGCGCTGTTGATGCGCTTGCCAATGAACTCTCACGCCGTATTACCCAGTATTATCCTGAAGACGAAAGCCATGTTCAGGTGCGTTATGCCGCTGCTAACAACCTTTCAGTGTTAGGGGCCAGCAAAGAAACTCGCGATCGTATTAGCGAAATATTGCAAGAGACCTGGGAAAGCGCCGACGACTGGTTTGCTGCGGATTAA
- the bssS gene encoding biofilm formation regulator BssS, whose translation MEKNSDVIQTHPLVGWDISTVDSYDALMLRLHYLTSNTQKNDETEIGQTLWLTTDVARQFISILEAGIAKIESSDYQVNDYRKH comes from the coding sequence ATGGAAAAAAATAGTGATGTTATCCAGACCCATCCCTTAGTCGGATGGGACATCAGCACCGTAGATAGCTATGACGCGCTGATGCTTCGCCTGCACTACCTGACCTCGAATACGCAAAAGAACGACGAAACTGAAATCGGTCAAACTTTATGGCTGACCACGGATGTTGCCCGGCAATTTATTTCTATTTTAGAAGCCGGCATTGCTAAGATTGAATCTAGTGATTACCAGGTAAACGATTATCGTAAGCATTGA
- the solA gene encoding N-methyl-L-tryptophan oxidase, whose protein sequence is MHYDLIIVGSGSVGAAAGCYATHSGLNVLMIDSHHPPHQQGSHHGDTRLMRHAYGEGEKYVPLVLRAQKLWDALQEISGEKVFHRTGVINLGPEDSTFISTVQSSAQNWSLPLETLTAQEVMTRWPQITVPENYLGLFEPDSGVLRSELAVKTYIRLANQGGCAQLFNCPVTDIRHTAEGVVVQTPEGEFTADKLLVSAGTWVTKLLPELPVTPVRKIFSWHQADGRYSESNNFPAFTAQLPDGSQYYGFPAGEDNELKLGKHDGGQIISEPQQRKPFGAVATDGSEVFSFLRQVMPGVGVCMHGAACTYDMSPDEDFIIDTLPDHGNTMIITGLSGHGFKFASVLGEIACQFALGNTSSFDLKPFSLSRFNSLK, encoded by the coding sequence ATGCATTATGACCTTATCATTGTCGGTAGTGGTTCTGTCGGCGCCGCCGCCGGGTGCTATGCCACTCACTCCGGTTTAAACGTGTTAATGATTGATAGCCACCATCCTCCCCACCAGCAAGGTAGCCATCATGGCGATACACGTCTGATGCGCCACGCTTATGGTGAAGGGGAAAAATATGTCCCGCTGGTGTTACGTGCACAAAAACTTTGGGATGCGTTGCAGGAGATCAGCGGTGAGAAAGTGTTCCATCGCACCGGTGTGATTAATCTCGGGCCAGAAGATTCCACGTTTATCTCCACGGTACAAAGCAGCGCACAAAACTGGTCATTGCCGCTTGAGACGCTAACAGCTCAGGAAGTAATGACGCGCTGGCCGCAAATCACGGTGCCGGAAAATTATCTTGGCCTGTTTGAGCCAGATTCTGGCGTATTGCGTAGCGAGCTGGCGGTGAAAACCTATATCCGTCTGGCAAATCAGGGCGGTTGCGCACAACTATTTAACTGCCCGGTGACGGACATTCGCCATACCGCTGAAGGTGTCGTGGTTCAGACGCCAGAGGGTGAATTTACCGCTGATAAACTGTTGGTCAGTGCCGGAACCTGGGTCACAAAATTGCTGCCTGAATTGCCGGTGACGCCGGTGCGTAAAATCTTTAGCTGGCACCAGGCTGATGGACGCTATAGCGAAAGCAATAACTTCCCCGCATTTACCGCCCAATTGCCTGATGGCAGCCAGTATTACGGGTTCCCGGCGGGTGAAGATAACGAACTCAAACTGGGCAAACATGATGGCGGGCAGATTATTAGCGAGCCACAGCAACGCAAACCATTTGGCGCCGTTGCCACTGACGGTAGCGAAGTGTTCAGCTTCTTACGCCAGGTAATGCCAGGCGTCGGGGTTTGTATGCATGGCGCGGCCTGCACATATGATATGTCGCCAGATGAAGATTTTATTATTGATACCCTTCCGGATCATGGCAACACGATGATCATCACGGGCTTAAGCGGGCATGGTTTTAAATTCGCTTCGGTACTGGGGGAAATCGCCTGTCAGTTTGCGCTGGGCAACACGTCGAGCTTCGACCTGAAGCCGTTTTCCCTTTCACGCTTTAATTCATTGAAATAA
- the trhO gene encoding oxygen-dependent tRNA uridine(34) hydroxylase TrhO: MPVLHNRISNDELRVRMLAETEPRTTISFYKYFTIEEPQTTRDALYLAFTALNVFGRVYLAHEGINAQISVPQSRVDAFRETLYGFHPALNGVRLNIALEDDGKSFWVLRMKVRDRIVADGIEDASFDASNVGAYLKAADVNAMLDDPDAVFIDMRNHYEYEVGHFQDAMEIPADTFREQLPKAVDMLQDDKDKKIVMYCTGGIRCEKASAWMLHNGFKNVYHIEGGIIEYARRAREQGIPVRFVGKNFVFDERMGERISDDVIAHCHQCGTACDSHTNCKNDGCHLLFIQCPACAEKYAGCCSDICREELALTPEEQRRRRAGRENGNKIFNKSRGVLNTTLGIPDPE, translated from the coding sequence ATGCCAGTGTTACACAACCGCATATCGAATGATGAATTGCGCGTGCGCATGTTGGCTGAAACCGAGCCACGCACCACAATCTCATTCTATAAATATTTCACTATTGAAGAGCCTCAAACTACGCGCGACGCGCTTTATCTGGCGTTTACCGCGCTGAATGTTTTTGGCCGCGTGTATCTCGCACATGAAGGGATCAACGCGCAAATTAGCGTTCCGCAAAGTCGGGTCGATGCCTTCCGCGAAACACTTTACGGATTCCATCCTGCGCTCAATGGCGTGCGTCTGAATATTGCCCTTGAAGACGATGGAAAATCATTTTGGGTACTGCGCATGAAAGTGCGTGACCGTATCGTTGCTGATGGCATTGAGGACGCGTCATTTGATGCCAGCAATGTCGGCGCTTATCTGAAGGCCGCGGATGTTAACGCGATGCTCGACGATCCGGATGCCGTGTTTATCGACATGCGTAACCATTACGAATATGAAGTGGGCCATTTCCAGGATGCTATGGAAATTCCTGCGGACACATTTCGTGAACAGCTACCGAAAGCGGTCGATATGTTGCAGGACGACAAAGACAAAAAAATCGTCATGTATTGCACCGGTGGGATTCGTTGTGAAAAAGCCAGCGCCTGGATGCTGCATAACGGCTTCAAAAATGTTTATCACATCGAAGGTGGGATTATCGAATATGCGCGCCGTGCGCGTGAACAAGGTATCCCGGTGCGTTTTGTTGGCAAAAACTTTGTCTTCGACGAGCGTATGGGCGAGCGCATTTCTGATGATGTGATTGCCCACTGCCATCAGTGTGGGACAGCTTGCGATAGCCATACCAACTGCAAGAACGACGGCTGCCATCTGTTGTTTATTCAGTGCCCAGCTTGTGCTGAGAAGTATGCTGGATGCTGTAGTGACATTTGCCGCGAAGAGCTGGCGCTTACGCCAGAGGAACAACGTCGCCGACGTGCAGGCCGTGAGAATGGTAATAAGATTTTCAATAAATCCCGTGGGGTTTTGAACACCACATTAGGGATCCCTGATCCTGAGTGA
- a CDS encoding Kdo(2)-lipid IV(A) acyltransferase — MTNLPQFSRALLHPRYWGIWFGIGLLYLITLLPYPVIYRLGRGLGKLARRFMKRRVRITRRNLELAFPHKTAEERESYLDKNFESVGLGLMETGIAWFWPTWRIQRWCDVSGVDQIHAVQEAKRGVLLIGIHFLTLELGARMFGMNTPGIGVYRPNDNPLLDWLQTWGRMRSNKSMIDRKDLKGMIRALKQGEIIWYAPDHDYGPRGSVFVPFFGVDEAATTMGTYTLARMSGAAIVPMVPRRKPDGKGYELIILPAEFSPPLETPEGTAIWMNKIIEQCIMMAPEQYMWLHRRFKTRPEGVPARY, encoded by the coding sequence ATGACGAACTTACCGCAATTCTCGCGCGCTTTGCTTCATCCCCGGTACTGGGGAATCTGGTTTGGGATTGGCTTACTTTATTTAATTACCCTGCTCCCCTACCCAGTGATTTACCGACTTGGGCGTGGCCTCGGCAAACTCGCCAGGCGTTTTATGAAACGCCGCGTCAGAATTACCCGTCGCAATCTTGAACTCGCCTTCCCACATAAAACGGCAGAAGAGCGCGAGTCCTATCTGGATAAAAATTTTGAGTCCGTGGGTCTTGGCCTGATGGAAACCGGCATTGCCTGGTTCTGGCCAACCTGGCGTATTCAGCGCTGGTGTGACGTCAGCGGCGTAGACCAAATCCATGCGGTGCAAGAGGCCAAACGAGGCGTGCTGCTGATCGGTATTCATTTCCTGACGCTTGAGTTAGGTGCGCGAATGTTTGGTATGAATACGCCCGGCATCGGTGTTTACCGCCCTAATGACAACCCCCTTCTTGACTGGCTACAAACCTGGGGCCGGATGCGTTCAAACAAAAGCATGATTGACCGCAAAGATCTCAAAGGGATGATTCGTGCGCTTAAACAGGGCGAAATCATCTGGTACGCGCCAGATCACGACTACGGCCCGCGCGGCAGTGTTTTCGTCCCGTTCTTTGGCGTCGATGAGGCGGCAACCACCATGGGGACATACACTCTTGCACGTATGTCAGGTGCCGCGATTGTCCCGATGGTTCCACGCCGCAAACCGGACGGCAAAGGGTATGAGCTAATTATTCTCCCCGCTGAGTTTTCCCCGCCGCTGGAAACCCCGGAAGGCACGGCAATCTGGATGAATAAAATCATCGAGCAATGCATCATGATGGCCCCTGAACAATATATGTGGCTGCACCGCCGCTTCAAAACACGCCCTGAGGGTGTGCCTGCGCGCTACTAA
- the mdtG gene encoding multidrug efflux MFS transporter MdtG, whose product MTLPESTSIINWKRNLTVAWLGCFLTGVAFSLVMPFLPLYVEHLGVTGHSALNMWSGIVFSITFLFSAIASPFWGGLADRKGRKIMLLRSALGMSIVMVLMGFASNIWQFLALRALLGLLGGFVPNANALIATQVPRHKSGWALGTLSTGGVSGALLGPMIGGFLADTYGLRPVFFITAAVLFTCFVFTLFCIREQFTPVHKKDMLHARQVLTSLKNPKLVLSLFVTTMIIQVATGSIAPILTLYVRELAGNVSNLAFISGMIASVPGVAALISAPRLGKLGDRIGPERILICALVISVLLLIPMSMVQTPLQLGILRFLLGAADGALLPAVQTLLIYNSSNQIAGRIFSYNQSFRDIGNVTGPLIGAAVSASYGFRTVFLVTACVVLFNALYSWISLRRPTDRARVLED is encoded by the coding sequence ATGACTCTCCCCGAGAGCACTAGCATTATCAACTGGAAACGAAATCTTACCGTCGCATGGCTTGGGTGTTTTCTGACCGGCGTCGCGTTTAGCCTGGTTATGCCTTTTCTTCCTCTGTATGTCGAACACCTTGGTGTGACGGGCCACAGCGCCCTGAATATGTGGTCGGGCATCGTTTTCAGCATTACCTTTCTGTTCTCTGCGATAGCATCACCGTTTTGGGGAGGGCTTGCCGACCGCAAAGGGCGCAAAATAATGCTGCTGCGTTCCGCATTGGGTATGTCTATCGTGATGGTGTTAATGGGCTTTGCGAGCAATATCTGGCAATTTTTAGCTCTGCGCGCCTTGCTCGGTTTGTTAGGTGGATTTGTCCCTAACGCGAACGCGCTGATTGCTACCCAGGTTCCCCGTCATAAAAGCGGTTGGGCGCTCGGCACACTTTCAACGGGTGGCGTAAGCGGTGCATTACTCGGGCCGATGATCGGCGGTTTTCTGGCGGATACCTATGGTCTGCGTCCGGTATTTTTCATTACAGCGGCCGTGCTGTTTACCTGCTTCGTTTTCACACTTTTTTGTATTCGCGAGCAATTTACTCCGGTTCACAAGAAAGACATGCTACACGCACGCCAGGTGCTCACCTCGCTGAAAAACCCAAAACTGGTGCTGAGTCTGTTTGTCACAACGATGATTATTCAGGTGGCGACCGGTTCGATTGCACCGATTCTGACGTTGTATGTGCGTGAGCTGGCGGGGAATGTCAGCAACCTGGCCTTTATCAGCGGCATGATTGCCTCGGTGCCGGGTGTTGCAGCATTGATTAGTGCGCCGCGACTGGGGAAACTGGGTGACAGAATCGGCCCTGAGAGAATTTTAATTTGTGCGCTGGTGATTTCAGTGCTGCTGCTGATCCCAATGTCGATGGTTCAAACGCCTTTACAATTGGGCATATTGCGTTTCCTGCTCGGTGCGGCTGATGGCGCACTGCTTCCTGCCGTTCAAACCCTGCTTATTTACAACTCCAGCAATCAAATTGCCGGGCGTATCTTTAGCTACAACCAGTCCTTCCGCGATATTGGCAACGTCACCGGCCCGTTAATCGGGGCGGCTGTTTCAGCCAGCTATGGCTTCCGCACGGTGTTTTTAGTCACCGCCTGCGTCGTCCTCTTCAATGCGCTTTACTCATGGATTAGTCTGCGCCGCCCGACCGATCGCGCCCGTGTTTTGGAGGATTAA
- a CDS encoding MysB family protein, producing MSLYATLEEAIDAARELFLVDNPELDEESASVSQLNIQKYILQDGDIMWQAEFFADDSEDGECLPMVSGEAAQSVFDGDYDEIELRQEWIEENTLHEWDEGEFQLEPPLDTEEGQTAADEWDER from the coding sequence ATGAGTCTGTATGCGACGCTAGAAGAGGCGATTGATGCCGCACGCGAGCTTTTCCTTGTAGACAACCCTGAGCTTGATGAAGAGAGTGCCAGCGTTTCGCAGCTGAACATTCAGAAATACATTCTTCAGGACGGCGATATTATGTGGCAGGCCGAGTTCTTCGCTGATGACAGCGAGGATGGGGAATGTTTGCCGATGGTCAGCGGTGAGGCTGCGCAAAGTGTCTTCGATGGTGACTACGATGAAATCGAGTTACGTCAGGAATGGATTGAAGAAAATACGCTACATGAATGGGATGAAGGTGAATTTCAACTTGAGCCGCCTCTGGATACCGAGGAAGGGCAGACTGCGGCTGATGAATGGGATGAAAGATAA
- a CDS encoding YceK/YidQ family lipoprotein, which yields MVVIAMACALSGCGSIISRAVPGQGHGNQYYPGVQWDVRDSAWRYITVLDLPFSLVFDTLLLPIDASHGPYE from the coding sequence ATGGTTGTGATAGCGATGGCGTGCGCACTGAGCGGTTGCGGCAGTATTATCAGCCGTGCAGTTCCGGGGCAGGGACATGGTAATCAGTATTACCCCGGTGTGCAGTGGGATGTGCGTGACAGCGCATGGCGCTATATTACCGTGCTCGATTTACCGTTTTCTCTGGTATTCGACACGCTATTATTGCCCATTGATGCCAGCCACGGGCCTTACGAATAG
- the mdoH gene encoding glucans biosynthesis glucosyltransferase MdoH yields the protein MNKITDTASDYIDALALSAEQKAALPASSLQAVHEALDAQGHHCERADDSPLASVKARLEMSWPGSLGGEQLIEDEEGRTQLQAMPKATRSSMFPDPWRTNPIGRFWDRLRGREVNPRYMSKEEAEAEQKWRTVGTIRRYILLLLTIAQTVVATWYMKTILPYQGWALINPSDMIGQDLWVSFMQLLPYVLQTGILILFAILFCWVSAGFWTALMGFLQLLMGKDKYSISASTVGDEPIDPANRTALIMPICNEDVDRVFAGLRATWESVKATGQQQHFDVYILSDSYNPDICVAEQKAWMELIKEVQGEGQIFYRRRRRRVKRKSGNIDDFCRRWGNQYSYMVVLDADSVMSGDCLTNLVRLMNANPNAGIIQSSPKASGMDTLYARCQQFATRVYGPLFTAGLHFWQLGESHYWGHNAIIRVKPFIEHCALAPLPGEGSFAGSILSHDFVEAALMRRAGWGVWIAYDLPGSYEELPPNLLDELKRDRRWCHGNLMNFRLFLVKGMHPVHRAVFLTGVMSYLSAPLWFMFLALSTALQVVHALTEPQYFLQPRQLFPVWPQWRPELAIALFASTMVLLFLPKLLSIILIWCKGSKEFGGFFRVTASLLLEVLFSVLLAPVRMLFHTVFVVSAFLGWEVVWNSPQRDDDSTPWGEAFMRHGSQLLLGLVWAVGMAWLDLRFLFWLAPIVFSLILSPFVSVLSSRATLGLRTKRWKLFLIPEEYSPPQVLVDTDNYLKLNRSRTLDDGFMHAVFNPSFNALATAMATARHRASQVLEIARDRHVEQALNETPDKLNRDRRLVLLSDPVTMSRLHYRVWSNPERYSSWVDSYKTVSLNPEALPTK from the coding sequence ATGAATAAGATTACTGATACTGCGTCTGATTACATTGATGCACTTGCGCTTTCTGCTGAGCAGAAGGCGGCGCTTCCTGCATCGAGTCTGCAAGCGGTGCACGAGGCGCTCGACGCGCAAGGGCACCACTGTGAAAGAGCTGATGATTCCCCTTTAGCTTCGGTAAAGGCCCGGCTCGAAATGAGCTGGCCTGGATCGCTCGGTGGTGAACAGCTGATCGAGGATGAAGAAGGGCGCACTCAGTTGCAGGCGATGCCAAAAGCAACGCGTTCTTCTATGTTCCCCGATCCGTGGCGCACTAACCCGATTGGTCGTTTCTGGGACCGTTTACGTGGGCGTGAAGTTAACCCTCGCTACATGTCGAAAGAAGAGGCTGAAGCCGAGCAGAAATGGCGTACCGTCGGGACTATCCGCCGTTACATCCTGTTGCTGCTGACCATTGCTCAGACTGTGGTTGCAACCTGGTACATGAAGACCATTCTTCCCTACCAGGGTTGGGCGCTGATTAATCCTTCCGATATGATCGGCCAGGATTTGTGGGTGTCCTTCATGCAACTGCTGCCGTACGTGTTGCAAACCGGCATCTTGATCCTGTTTGCGATTCTGTTCTGTTGGGTATCAGCCGGTTTCTGGACCGCGCTGATGGGCTTCCTGCAACTGCTGATGGGCAAAGATAAATACAGTATCTCTGCTTCAACCGTCGGCGATGAGCCTATTGATCCGGCGAACCGTACCGCGCTTATCATGCCAATCTGTAACGAAGACGTAGACCGTGTTTTTGCAGGTCTGCGTGCAACGTGGGAATCGGTAAAAGCAACGGGCCAACAGCAGCACTTTGACGTTTACATCCTGAGCGATAGCTACAACCCGGATATCTGTGTTGCCGAGCAAAAAGCCTGGATGGAGCTGATCAAAGAAGTGCAGGGCGAAGGGCAGATTTTCTATCGCCGTCGCCGCCGCCGCGTGAAGCGTAAAAGTGGCAACATCGATGACTTCTGTCGTCGCTGGGGCAACCAATACAGCTACATGGTGGTGTTGGATGCTGACTCCGTAATGAGTGGTGATTGCCTGACCAACCTGGTGCGCCTGATGAATGCTAACCCGAATGCGGGCATTATTCAGTCTTCACCTAAAGCGTCTGGCATGGACACCCTGTATGCGCGTTGCCAGCAGTTTGCGACACGCGTTTACGGGCCACTGTTTACGGCGGGTCTGCACTTCTGGCAGTTGGGAGAATCCCACTACTGGGGTCACAATGCGATCATCCGCGTTAAGCCGTTCATCGAGCACTGTGCGTTAGCACCGCTGCCAGGTGAAGGTTCATTCGCCGGTTCCATCCTGTCGCATGACTTCGTCGAAGCCGCTTTGATGCGCCGTGCAGGTTGGGGCGTGTGGATTGCCTATGACTTGCCGGGTTCTTATGAAGAACTGCCACCGAACTTGTTGGACGAACTCAAGCGTGACCGCCGTTGGTGCCACGGTAACTTGATGAACTTCCGTCTGTTCCTGGTAAAAGGCATGCACCCGGTTCACCGTGCGGTATTCCTGACTGGCGTAATGTCGTATTTGTCCGCGCCGTTGTGGTTTATGTTCCTCGCGTTATCGACTGCCTTGCAGGTGGTACACGCGCTGACGGAACCGCAATACTTCCTGCAACCGCGCCAGTTGTTCCCGGTGTGGCCGCAGTGGCGTCCGGAGTTGGCGATCGCACTGTTTGCTTCGACCATGGTGTTGCTGTTCCTGCCGAAGCTACTGAGCATCATTTTGATTTGGTGCAAAGGCTCGAAAGAGTTCGGTGGCTTCTTCCGCGTAACGGCGTCTCTGTTGCTTGAAGTGCTGTTCTCAGTGCTGCTGGCTCCGGTGCGCATGCTGTTCCACACCGTATTTGTGGTCAGCGCGTTCCTCGGTTGGGAAGTGGTATGGAATTCACCGCAGCGTGATGATGACTCCACACCATGGGGCGAAGCGTTTATGCGCCACGGTTCTCAGCTTCTGTTGGGTCTGGTATGGGCAGTGGGAATGGCGTGGCTGGATTTACGCTTCCTGTTCTGGCTTGCGCCAATCGTGTTCTCGCTGATCCTGTCGCCGTTTGTTTCGGTGCTGTCGAGCCGCGCGACACTCGGTTTGCGTACCAAGCGCTGGAAACTGTTCCTGATCCCGGAAGAGTATTCTCCTCCGCAGGTGCTGGTGGATACGGACAACTACCTGAAGCTTAACCGCAGCCGTACGCTGGATGATGGCTTTATGCACGCAGTGTTTAACCCGTCGTTTAATGCTTTGGCAACCGCCATGGCCACTGCGCGTCACCGCGCAAGCCAGGTGCTGGAAATCGCCCGTGACCGTCACGTTGAGCAGGCGCTGAACGAAACGCCTGATAAACTCAATCGCGACCGTCGTCTGGTGTTGTTAAGCGATCCGGTAACGATGTCTCGCCTGCATTATCGCGTGTGGTCGAACCCGGAGCGTTATTCCTCCTGGGTGGATAGCTACAAAACGGTGAGCCTGAACCCTGAGGCTCTGCCGACGAAGTAA
- the mdoG gene encoding glucans biosynthesis protein MdoG, producing the protein MMKMCGLGAAVMLSLYTTSVWAFTIDDVAKQAKTLAGKSYEAPKSNLPSLFRDMKYADYQQIQFNHDKAYWSKLKTPFKLEFYHQGMYFDTPVAINEVTATAVHKIKYNPDYFNFGNVKHDKDTVKDLGFAGFKVLYPINSKDKNDEIVSMLGASYFRVIGSGQVYGLSARGLAIDTALPSGEEFPRFREYWIERPKAGDKTLTLYALLDSPRATGAYRFVITPGRDTVVNVQSKVYLRDKVGKLGVAPLTSMFLFGPNQPSPATNFRPELHDSNGLSIHAGNGEWIWRPLNNPKHLAVSSFATENPVGFGLLQRGRQFSRFEDLDDRYDQRPSAWVAPQGDWGKGRVELVEIPTNDETNDNIVAYWTPDQLPEPGKEMNFKYTITFSRDEDKMHAPDNAYVAQTRRSTGDVKQSNLIRQPDGTIAFVVDYIGADMKKLPQDTPVTAQTSIGDNGEIVDSQVRYNPVTKGWRLTVRVKVKDDKKPTEMRAALVNGDQTLSETWSYQLPANE; encoded by the coding sequence ATGATGAAAATGTGTGGGCTTGGTGCCGCTGTAATGCTGTCACTTTATACCACCTCGGTTTGGGCCTTCACCATCGATGATGTCGCAAAACAAGCGAAAACATTAGCGGGCAAAAGCTACGAAGCACCGAAAAGCAATCTGCCATCGCTCTTCCGCGACATGAAATATGCGGACTATCAGCAGATCCAGTTCAATCATGACAAAGCCTACTGGAGCAAGTTAAAGACCCCATTTAAGCTTGAATTTTATCATCAGGGTATGTACTTCGACACCCCGGTTGCTATCAATGAAGTGACAGCAACAGCGGTTCATAAGATCAAGTACAACCCGGATTACTTTAATTTCGGTAATGTAAAACACGATAAAGACACCGTGAAAGATCTCGGCTTTGCCGGGTTCAAAGTGCTCTATCCGATCAACAGCAAAGATAAGAACGACGAAATTGTCAGCATGCTCGGAGCGAGTTATTTCCGTGTGATTGGCTCAGGTCAGGTTTATGGCCTGTCTGCTCGTGGTTTGGCAATTGATACTGCTTTGCCTTCTGGCGAAGAGTTCCCACGTTTCCGTGAATACTGGATTGAACGCCCGAAAGCTGGCGATAAAACGCTGACCCTTTATGCGTTGCTCGACTCCCCACGTGCAACGGGTGCGTATCGCTTTGTGATTACCCCAGGGCGTGACACCGTCGTTAACGTGCAGTCGAAAGTTTATCTGCGCGATAAAGTCGGCAAACTGGGCGTGGCACCATTGACCAGTATGTTCCTGTTTGGGCCAAACCAGCCGTCACCTGCTACGAACTTCCGTCCTGAATTGCATGACTCCAACGGTCTGTCTATTCATGCTGGAAACGGTGAGTGGATTTGGCGTCCGTTGAACAACCCGAAACACCTGGCTGTCAGCTCGTTTGCGACAGAAAACCCAGTTGGATTCGGTTTGCTGCAACGTGGCCGTCAGTTCTCTCGCTTTGAAGATTTAGACGATCGTTACGATCAGCGCCCAAGTGCCTGGGTTGCGCCACAAGGTGATTGGGGTAAAGGTCGCGTCGAGCTGGTGGAAATCCCAACCAATGACGAAACCAACGACAACATCGTTGCTTACTGGACACCGGATCAACTGCCGGAACCAGGCAAAGAGATGAACTTTAAGTACACCATTACCTTTAGTCGTGACGAAGACAAAATGCATGCGCCTGATAACGCATACGTTGCGCAGACTCGTCGCTCAACAGGTGATGTGAAACAGTCAAATCTGATTCGTCAGCCTGACGGCACGATTGCGTTTGTTGTGGATTATATCGGTGCGGACATGAAAAAATTGCCGCAAGATACGCCGGTAACCGCGCAAACCAGCATTGGTGACAACGGTGAAATTGTTGACAGCCAGGTACGTTATAACCCGGTCACTAAAGGCTGGCGTTTGACCGTACGTGTGAAAGTCAAAGACGACAAGAAGCCGACTGAAATGCGTGCAGCGCTGGTCAATGGTGACCAAACGTTGAGCGAAACCTGGAGCTACCAGCTACCTGCCAATGAATAA
- the mdoC gene encoding glucans biosynthesis protein MdoC: MSKAPQQREFFLDSIRAWLMLLGIPFHISLIYSSHQWHVNSAEASWGLTLFNDFIHAFRMQVFFVISGYFSYMLFLRYPLKRWWKVRVERVGIPMLTAIPLLTLPQFLMLQHVNDKAKNWPGLTPYEKYNTLVWELVSHLWFLLVMVVLTTVCLFLFQQMKKRLAEASENNQSAITLGKLSIAFLGFGILYGAIRRTIFIIYSPILSDGLFNFVVMQTLFYLPFFMLGALVFVRPQLKALFTTPSRWCAVGAALAFVAYLLNQRYGSGDAWMYETESVITMVMGLWMVNVVFSLGHKLLNFQSKRVTYFVNASLFIYLVHHPLTLFFGAYITPHIHSNALGFITGLIFVVGIAVVLYEIHLRIPLLRFLFSGKPQNVAVKVTTQ, from the coding sequence ATGAGTAAAGCACCACAGCAACGCGAGTTTTTCCTGGATTCAATTCGGGCCTGGTTAATGCTTTTAGGCATCCCGTTCCACATCTCGCTCATCTATTCAAGCCACCAATGGCACGTCAACAGCGCCGAAGCCTCATGGGGATTAACCCTTTTCAATGACTTTATTCACGCCTTCCGCATGCAGGTGTTTTTCGTCATTTCAGGCTATTTCTCTTACATGCTTTTTTTGCGCTACCCGCTTAAACGCTGGTGGAAAGTGCGCGTGGAGCGTGTTGGTATCCCGATGTTAACCGCCATTCCGCTGCTCACTCTGCCGCAATTTTTAATGCTGCAACACGTGAATGATAAAGCCAAAAATTGGCCGGGCCTGACCCCTTACGAAAAGTACAACACGCTGGTTTGGGAACTGGTTTCTCACCTGTGGTTTTTATTAGTGATGGTCGTGCTGACTACCGTTTGTTTATTTTTGTTTCAACAAATGAAAAAACGTCTGGCTGAGGCATCAGAAAATAATCAATCCGCCATCACTTTAGGAAAGCTCTCAATCGCGTTTCTGGGATTCGGTATTTTATACGGCGCCATTCGCCGCACGATTTTTATTATTTATTCGCCAATTTTAAGCGATGGTTTATTTAATTTCGTGGTGATGCAAACGCTGTTTTACCTGCCGTTCTTTATGCTCGGCGCGTTAGTGTTTGTGCGCCCCCAGCTGAAAGCGCTGTTCACTACCCCTTCGCGATGGTGCGCGGTGGGCGCAGCACTCGCCTTTGTCGCCTACTTACTCAATCAGCGTTATGGCAGCGGCGATGCGTGGATGTATGAAACAGAAAGCGTTATTACGATGGTGATGGGCTTGTGGATGGTTAATGTGGTGTTTTCACTTGGCCATAAATTGCTGAACTTCCAGTCAAAGCGCGTCACCTATTTCGTCAATGCCTCGCTTTTTATTTATCTGGTGCACCATCCGTTAACGCTGTTTTTCGGCGCGTACATCACGCCGCACATTCATTCGAACGCGTTGGGCTTTATTACCGGGCTAATTTTTGTCGTGGGAATTGCCGTCGTGCTTTATGAAATCCACCTGCGAATTCCCTTGCTGCGCTTCTTGTTCTCCGGCAAACCGCAGAACGTCGCGGTTAAAGTAACCACTCAATAG